Proteins encoded together in one Cellulomonas gilvus ATCC 13127 window:
- a CDS encoding VOC family protein, whose protein sequence is MDMTIHTSFLPQSEPDVALAFYRDVLGFEVRNDVGYAGMRWITVGPPNQKDTAIVLYPPAASPGVTADEQEVVAQMMAKGTFASVVLATADVDGTFERLQQHDVEVVQEPTDQPYGVRDCAVRDPSGNMIRIQGRPA, encoded by the coding sequence ATGGACATGACGATTCACACCAGCTTCCTTCCCCAGTCCGAGCCGGACGTCGCGCTCGCGTTCTACCGCGACGTCCTCGGGTTCGAGGTGCGCAACGACGTCGGCTACGCCGGCATGCGGTGGATCACGGTCGGTCCGCCGAACCAGAAGGACACCGCGATCGTGCTCTACCCGCCCGCGGCGTCCCCGGGTGTGACGGCCGACGAGCAGGAGGTCGTCGCGCAGATGATGGCCAAGGGCACGTTCGCGAGCGTCGTGCTCGCGACGGCCGACGTGGACGGCACGTTCGAGCGGCTGCAGCAGCACGACGTCGAGGTGGTCCAGGAGCCGACGGACCAGCCCTACGGCGTGCGCGACTGCGCCGTGCGGGACCCGTCCGGGAACATGATCCGCATCCAGGGCCGCCCCGCCTGA
- a CDS encoding VOC family protein, with product MTLTSTTHLNFRGTARQALELYRSVFGGELTLTTYGDVGMPRDVPGADKVVFGLLDAGDGLRLMAYDVPGADDADGTVTAGRTSRENGMTTTDQSFFQSVRGADLAEVRRCWDGLADGAQVIEPLAASAWSPGFGMLTDRFGVTWVLDVAPSE from the coding sequence GTGACCCTGACCTCCACCACGCACCTCAACTTCCGCGGGACCGCCCGCCAGGCGCTCGAGCTGTACCGGAGCGTCTTCGGCGGCGAGCTCACGCTGACCACGTACGGCGACGTCGGCATGCCGCGGGACGTGCCCGGCGCGGACAAGGTCGTGTTCGGCCTGCTGGACGCCGGCGACGGCCTGCGCCTCATGGCGTACGACGTCCCGGGCGCGGACGACGCGGACGGCACCGTGACCGCGGGGCGGACGAGCCGCGAGAACGGGATGACGACGACCGACCAGAGCTTCTTCCAGTCGGTGCGCGGGGCAGACCTCGCGGAGGTGCGGCGCTGCTGGGACGGCCTTGCGGACGGCGCGCAGGTCATCGAACCGCTGGCCGCGTCGGCCTGGAGCCCGGGCTTCGGCATGCTGACCGACCGGTTCGGCGTCACCTGGGTCCTGGACGTGGCACCGTCCGAGTGA
- a CDS encoding SDR family oxidoreductase, with product MTGVAEHWRRTFAVNVVGAALVVAALEDRIAAGGTVVNLGSIGAEYAGNPYSAAKAALQAWSAGLAQRLGPRDITVNSVAPGFVEGTDLFGGPLSAARRDALVARTAVGRAGRPQDVAGLVQFLASPDARHVTGQTLHVNGGAHLTR from the coding sequence CTGACCGGAGTCGCGGAGCACTGGCGGAGGACGTTCGCCGTCAACGTCGTGGGTGCGGCCCTCGTCGTCGCTGCGCTCGAGGACCGGATCGCCGCCGGAGGCACCGTCGTCAACCTCGGGTCGATCGGAGCGGAGTACGCGGGCAACCCCTACTCCGCCGCGAAGGCCGCGCTCCAGGCGTGGAGCGCCGGTCTCGCGCAACGCCTGGGCCCCCGGGACATCACGGTGAACAGCGTCGCGCCCGGGTTTGTCGAGGGCACCGACCTGTTCGGCGGGCCGTTGTCGGCGGCCCGACGCGACGCGCTGGTCGCGCGCACGGCCGTCGGTCGCGCCGGGCGCCCGCAGGACGTGGCGGGCCTCGTGCAGTTCCTGGCCTCCCCCGACGCCCGGCACGTCACGGGGCAGACGCTGCACGTGAACGGCGGGGCGCACCTCACGCGGTGA
- a CDS encoding RNA polymerase-binding protein RbpA has translation MANRSLRGMRIGSQSMESEDGVDFAPRLQAHYDCPNGHTIILPFSVEADVPVVWECRCGAEALLRDASRPEVKPGKPPRTHWDMLLERRTIGELEELLDERLDLLRSGKLRRSA, from the coding sequence ATGGCGAACAGGTCCCTGCGCGGCATGCGCATCGGGAGCCAGAGCATGGAGTCCGAGGACGGCGTCGACTTCGCCCCCCGGCTCCAGGCCCACTACGACTGCCCCAACGGGCACACGATCATCCTGCCGTTCTCGGTCGAGGCCGACGTCCCGGTGGTCTGGGAGTGCCGGTGCGGCGCCGAGGCGCTGCTGCGCGACGCGTCGCGCCCCGAGGTGAAGCCCGGCAAGCCGCCGCGCACGCACTGGGACATGCTGCTCGAGCGCCGCACGATCGGTGAGCTCGAGGAGCTGCTCGACGAGCGCCTCGACCTGCTCCGCTCGGGCAAGCTGCGCCGGTCCGCCTGA
- a CDS encoding helix-turn-helix transcriptional regulator: MTGAPSRMLALLSLLQARRDWPGAVLAERLGVTARTVRRDVDRLRELGYRVDATRGPDGGYRLAAGSTLPPLLFDDEQAVAIAVALRAAAAAGVDVDDAAARALTTVRQVMPARLRHRLDAIEFEQSPPGARVEPAVLEAVSAAVRDRRTLRLDHGGGPPRRVEPHALVARRGRWYLLAWDLDRADWRTFRLDRATPRSPAGARFAPRPLPQGDPVAYLDARSRGAAEGGGWPCTGEAVLALPLAQVAPWIGDGHAEEVTATSSRVVLGSWSWTGLLAHLLRFDAPFTVVGPPELRAAVDALSARLAASAQPG, from the coding sequence ATGACCGGGGCCCCGTCACGCATGCTCGCGCTGCTCTCCCTGCTGCAGGCGCGCCGGGACTGGCCGGGCGCGGTGCTCGCCGAGCGGCTCGGGGTCACGGCCCGCACGGTGCGCAGGGACGTCGACCGGCTCCGCGAGCTCGGCTACCGCGTGGACGCGACCCGCGGACCCGACGGCGGGTACCGGCTCGCCGCCGGGAGCACGCTCCCGCCGCTGCTGTTCGACGACGAGCAGGCGGTCGCGATCGCGGTCGCGCTGCGGGCCGCCGCAGCGGCCGGGGTGGACGTGGACGATGCGGCGGCGCGCGCGCTGACCACCGTCCGGCAGGTCATGCCCGCACGGCTGCGCCACCGGCTCGACGCGATCGAGTTCGAGCAGTCCCCGCCCGGGGCGCGAGTCGAACCAGCCGTGCTCGAGGCCGTGAGCGCCGCCGTCCGGGACCGGCGCACGCTCCGCCTCGACCACGGCGGCGGGCCGCCCCGCCGCGTCGAGCCGCATGCGCTCGTCGCCCGGCGTGGCCGGTGGTACCTGCTCGCCTGGGACCTGGACCGCGCGGACTGGCGGACGTTCCGGCTCGACCGCGCGACGCCGCGCTCCCCCGCCGGTGCGCGGTTCGCGCCCCGTCCGCTGCCGCAGGGCGACCCCGTCGCCTACCTGGACGCGCGCTCCCGGGGCGCGGCCGAGGGCGGCGGATGGCCCTGCACCGGCGAGGCCGTGCTCGCATTGCCGCTCGCCCAGGTGGCCCCGTGGATCGGCGACGGGCACGCCGAGGAGGTCACCGCGACGTCGTCACGCGTGGTGCTCGGGTCCTGGTCGTGGACGGGACTGCTCGCGCATCTGCTGCGCTTCGACGCACCCTTCACGGTCGTCGGCCCGCCCGAGCTGCGCGCCGCGGTGGACGCCCTGTCCGCACGCCTGGCCGCCTCCGCGCAGCCGGGATGA
- a CDS encoding helix-turn-helix transcriptional regulator: MGETQREQHLRDLALLRQVRDRIDREYAQPLDVEALARGVHMSAGHLSRQFRLAYGEPPYSYLMTRRVERAMTLLRRGDLSVTDVCFAVGCSSLGTFSTRFTELVGVPPSVYRREHAEATAGMPACVARQVTRPVRNREAARAGRA; this comes from the coding sequence GTGGGGGAGACGCAGCGCGAGCAGCACCTGCGCGACCTGGCGCTCCTGAGGCAGGTGCGGGACCGGATCGACCGGGAGTACGCCCAGCCGCTGGACGTCGAGGCGTTGGCGCGGGGTGTGCACATGTCCGCGGGGCACCTCAGCCGGCAGTTCCGTCTCGCCTACGGCGAGCCGCCCTACTCGTACCTGATGACCCGACGGGTCGAGCGCGCGATGACGCTGCTGCGGCGCGGCGACCTGAGCGTCACCGACGTGTGCTTCGCGGTCGGCTGCTCGTCGTTGGGGACGTTCAGCACGCGCTTCACGGAGCTGGTGGGGGTGCCCCCGAGCGTGTACCGGCGGGAGCACGCCGAGGCGACCGCCGGGATGCCGGCGTGCGTCGCGCGGCAGGTCACCCGACCGGTCAGGAATCGAGAAGCAGCGCGTGCCGGCCGCGCCTAG
- a CDS encoding P-loop NTPase family protein, which translates to MRRARLHVTGASASGTTTLARALADAWSVPHADADDYYWQPTDPPYARVRPVAERVALMEQVFAPREAWVLSGSMLGWGDALVARCDAVVFLTLDPAERLRRLEQRERERYGRPADPAFVAWARSYDDPDFTGRSRRRHEEWLAMLAVPVLRLDSARPADELRDEVLAWEPRP; encoded by the coding sequence ATGAGGCGAGCCCGCCTGCACGTGACGGGGGCGAGCGCCTCGGGGACGACGACGCTCGCACGCGCCCTCGCGGACGCCTGGTCGGTTCCGCACGCCGACGCCGACGACTATTACTGGCAGCCCACCGACCCGCCGTACGCCCGCGTGCGTCCCGTCGCCGAACGCGTCGCGCTCATGGAGCAGGTGTTCGCGCCGCGCGAGGCGTGGGTCCTGTCAGGCTCGATGCTCGGCTGGGGCGATGCGCTGGTCGCGCGGTGCGATGCCGTCGTCTTCCTCACGCTCGATCCCGCGGAACGGCTGCGCCGCCTCGAGCAGCGCGAACGCGAGCGGTACGGGCGCCCGGCGGACCCGGCGTTCGTGGCGTGGGCCCGCAGCTACGACGATCCCGACTTCACCGGGCGCAGCCGTCGACGGCACGAGGAGTGGCTCGCCATGCTGGCCGTGCCGGTGCTGCGGCTGGACAGCGCGCGGCCCGCGGACGAGCTGCGCGACGAGGTCCTCGCGTGGGAGCCGCGCCCCTGA
- a CDS encoding relaxase/mobilization nuclease domain-containing protein: MFGTKVEAGLWKWDEAAGKRVKVGYGDAHVWHCSLSLRAEEGLKTDDQWAAIARDFIDRMGFGDEEGTKAACRWAAVRHGVSKAGNDHVHLVVNLVREDGTKAVVHRDFARAQSIARELERAHGLQELDTSRPMIGAKPGEREADARRRARALHEQTRDESSPAWSALDAGARRGLTDAQLRVDEPRQALARKVRACATAAQSEDEFVRRARRAGLIVRPRYAAGRDDVVTGYSVAARPTAGESPVWYGGGTLRTT; this comes from the coding sequence GTGTTCGGCACGAAGGTCGAGGCCGGCCTGTGGAAGTGGGACGAGGCCGCCGGCAAGCGCGTGAAGGTCGGGTACGGGGACGCTCATGTGTGGCACTGCTCGCTGTCGCTGCGCGCCGAAGAAGGCCTCAAGACCGACGACCAGTGGGCCGCGATCGCTCGTGACTTCATCGACCGGATGGGCTTCGGCGACGAGGAGGGCACGAAGGCCGCGTGCCGGTGGGCCGCGGTTCGACACGGGGTGTCGAAGGCCGGCAACGACCACGTGCACCTGGTCGTGAACCTCGTCCGAGAGGACGGGACGAAGGCCGTGGTGCACCGCGACTTCGCGCGCGCGCAGTCGATCGCGCGCGAGCTCGAGCGTGCGCACGGGCTGCAAGAGCTGGACACCTCGCGCCCGATGATCGGCGCGAAGCCGGGGGAGCGGGAGGCCGATGCGCGGCGCCGTGCACGCGCGCTGCACGAGCAGACCCGCGACGAGTCGTCGCCAGCGTGGAGCGCGCTGGACGCGGGCGCGCGCCGCGGACTGACCGACGCGCAGCTGCGCGTCGACGAGCCGCGCCAGGCGCTGGCCCGCAAGGTCCGTGCGTGCGCGACCGCGGCGCAGTCCGAGGACGAGTTCGTGCGCCGTGCCCGGCGCGCCGGGCTGATCGTGCGACCGCGGTACGCGGCGGGTCGCGACGACGTCGTCACCGGGTACTCGGTCGCAGCGCGACCGACGGCCGGGGAGTCGCCGGTCTGGTACGGCGGGGGAACCTTGCGCACGACCTGA
- a CDS encoding SigE family RNA polymerase sigma factor, with protein sequence MTTTLQPPGRADGAGEAAPAQPAPEPAGPVLDSAPVLPVGAPPGRDAQFSAFARESSATLLRTAWYLTGDEHLAAELVQDALVRTYVAWPRASRHDPTAYARRVVANARIDHWRRRRRERLVEPGRLPDAACADAAHDVVMRDALVRALATLPGRQRRVVVLRYLVGLTEREVADDLGVAVGTVKTQASRGLARLRAVLGQHDTDVPSTDDERNGR encoded by the coding sequence ATGACGACGACGCTGCAGCCACCGGGCCGTGCGGACGGCGCGGGCGAGGCCGCACCGGCGCAACCCGCCCCGGAGCCCGCGGGCCCCGTGCTCGACTCGGCGCCCGTGCTGCCGGTCGGGGCGCCACCGGGCCGGGACGCGCAGTTCAGCGCGTTCGCGCGGGAGTCCTCCGCGACGCTGCTCAGGACCGCGTGGTACCTCACCGGTGACGAGCACCTCGCGGCCGAGCTGGTGCAGGACGCCCTGGTCCGCACGTACGTGGCATGGCCTCGTGCGTCTCGCCACGACCCCACGGCATACGCGCGGCGGGTCGTGGCGAACGCGCGCATCGACCACTGGCGTCGTCGGCGGCGCGAGCGGCTGGTGGAACCCGGCCGTCTGCCCGACGCCGCGTGCGCCGACGCCGCTCACGACGTGGTGATGCGCGACGCGCTGGTGCGGGCGCTCGCCACGCTGCCCGGTCGGCAGCGCCGCGTGGTCGTCCTGCGCTACCTGGTGGGACTGACCGAGCGCGAGGTCGCCGACGACCTCGGGGTGGCGGTCGGCACGGTGAAGACGCAGGCGTCGCGCGGGCTCGCGCGCCTGAGGGCGGTCCTGGGACAGCACGACACGGACGTACCGAGCACGGACGACGAGAGGAACGGACGATGA
- the lnt gene encoding apolipoprotein N-acyltransferase, translating to MPPAGPSRLWTLLLAAVGGALTRLAFPGTDWWPLAFVGMALLFLALRRDSARWNALVGLVWGLGFFPWLITWADVAVGPVPWIALALVCAGFVAAFGAAWTWARRGEAVRRSRGWQLVVFPLVWVATEELLAVWPFGGFPWGRLAFSQADSPLLPFVSWGGVPLLSALVCVVGVLLGQAGVTVRRANLLGAAASGLAACLVVLAGFLVPLDSGAQDGELVVGAVQGDVPGEGLDAFGERAQVLANHVQGTRALLDRVEPGELDVVLWPENGTDIDPQVDEAAAAAIDGAARALQAPMLVGTVQYPESGGRYNTSVLWEPGQGVVATYTKQRPAPFAEYIPMRGIARHFSSAVDLVTRDMLPGDEPGYVPLESPRLGRTVGLGTVICFEVAYDGLVRSAVRAGGEVLVVQTNNASFGWSDESLQQLAMSRVRAVEHGRATVQISTVGVSAVIRPNGAVTERTELFTADQMVASLPLRTSQTWATRLGSWPAWIVDALALSSVVAGAVGAARLRGTNRGEAA from the coding sequence GTGCCTCCCGCCGGTCCGTCCCGACTCTGGACCCTCCTGCTCGCGGCGGTCGGCGGCGCGCTGACCAGGCTGGCTTTCCCGGGCACCGACTGGTGGCCCCTGGCGTTCGTCGGCATGGCGCTGCTGTTCCTCGCGCTGCGCAGGGACAGCGCACGGTGGAACGCGCTCGTCGGGCTGGTCTGGGGGCTCGGGTTCTTCCCGTGGCTCATCACGTGGGCGGACGTCGCGGTGGGCCCCGTGCCGTGGATCGCGCTGGCGCTGGTCTGCGCCGGGTTCGTCGCGGCGTTCGGTGCCGCGTGGACCTGGGCGCGGCGCGGCGAGGCCGTGCGGCGCAGCCGTGGGTGGCAGCTCGTGGTGTTCCCGCTGGTGTGGGTCGCCACCGAGGAGCTGCTGGCGGTGTGGCCGTTCGGCGGCTTCCCGTGGGGGCGCCTGGCGTTCTCGCAGGCGGACTCGCCGCTGCTGCCGTTCGTCTCGTGGGGCGGCGTCCCGCTGCTGAGCGCGCTGGTCTGCGTCGTCGGGGTGCTGCTGGGGCAGGCCGGGGTGACGGTGCGCCGCGCGAACCTGCTGGGTGCGGCCGCGTCCGGACTGGCGGCGTGCCTCGTGGTGCTCGCGGGCTTCCTGGTGCCGCTCGACTCGGGCGCGCAGGACGGCGAGCTGGTCGTCGGTGCCGTGCAGGGCGACGTCCCCGGCGAGGGTCTCGACGCGTTCGGCGAGCGCGCGCAGGTGCTCGCCAACCACGTGCAGGGCACGCGCGCGCTGCTGGACCGGGTCGAGCCGGGCGAGCTCGACGTGGTGCTGTGGCCCGAGAACGGCACCGACATCGACCCGCAGGTGGACGAGGCGGCTGCGGCGGCGATCGACGGAGCCGCGCGGGCGCTCCAGGCGCCCATGCTCGTGGGCACCGTGCAGTATCCCGAGTCGGGTGGGCGCTACAACACGTCAGTCTTGTGGGAGCCCGGACAAGGCGTGGTCGCGACGTACACCAAGCAGCGACCGGCGCCCTTCGCGGAGTACATCCCCATGCGCGGCATCGCCAGGCACTTCTCCTCAGCCGTGGACCTGGTCACACGTGACATGCTTCCCGGGGACGAACCGGGGTACGTGCCCCTGGAGTCGCCCCGCCTCGGGCGGACCGTCGGCCTCGGCACGGTGATCTGCTTCGAGGTCGCATACGACGGCCTGGTGCGCTCCGCGGTGCGCGCCGGGGGAGAGGTGCTCGTGGTGCAGACCAACAACGCCTCGTTCGGCTGGTCCGACGAGTCGCTGCAGCAGCTCGCGATGTCGCGGGTGCGTGCGGTCGAGCACGGGCGCGCCACGGTCCAGATCTCGACGGTCGGCGTGAGCGCCGTGATCCGGCCGAACGGCGCCGTCACCGAGCGGACCGAGCTGTTCACCGCGGACCAGATGGTCGCCTCGCTCCCGCTGCGGACCTCGCAGACATGGGCGACGCGCCTCGGCAGCTGGCCGGCCTGGATCGTCGACGCGCTCGCCCTGAGCTCCGTCGTCGCCGGAGCCGTGGGAGCCGCGCGCCTGCGCGGCACGAACAGGGGGGAGGCCGCGTGA
- a CDS encoding GNAT family N-acetyltransferase, giving the protein MPAVPVTVRSARPGDLPAVRRFGATHVYAHYAPLIGAEHARGQVTRWWDEEYLARAVAAGRLLVATVGDALVGVAQHGLAGDDHVIYKLYVDPAHRGSGIGRELIAAIEERLPPTAPRLCVEHVAANRRAGAFYEREGFVVERVEPSPAGQAELDLVWRARARTGAPERRA; this is encoded by the coding sequence ATGCCCGCGGTCCCCGTCACGGTCCGGTCCGCCCGTCCTGGCGACCTGCCGGCCGTCCGCAGGTTCGGCGCGACGCACGTGTACGCGCACTACGCACCGCTGATCGGTGCCGAGCACGCGCGCGGCCAGGTGACGCGGTGGTGGGACGAGGAGTACCTGGCCCGGGCCGTCGCGGCCGGGCGCCTGCTCGTCGCGACCGTCGGCGATGCGCTGGTCGGCGTCGCGCAGCACGGACTCGCAGGCGACGACCACGTCATCTACAAGCTGTACGTGGACCCCGCGCATCGGGGTTCGGGCATCGGGCGGGAGCTGATCGCCGCGATCGAGGAGCGGCTCCCGCCGACCGCCCCGCGGCTGTGCGTCGAGCACGTCGCCGCGAACCGGCGCGCCGGTGCGTTCTACGAGCGGGAGGGCTTCGTCGTGGAGCGCGTCGAGCCCAGCCCGGCGGGCCAGGCGGAGCTCGACCTCGTCTGGCGTGCCCGGGCCCGGACCGGCGCGCCGGAGCGCCGGGCATGA
- a CDS encoding protein kinase family protein has product MTHRMHDDELDLDPQLVRGLLADQVPHLAHLPVERAASTGTDHAIFRLGDAFAVRMPRIAWAAGVPEQEATWLPRLHGRLRVTTPALVAAGRHGRGYPVVVDGGETTGTATPRSRPTPGM; this is encoded by the coding sequence ATGACGCACCGGATGCACGACGACGAGCTCGACCTCGACCCACAGCTCGTGCGTGGGCTCCTGGCGGACCAGGTGCCCCACCTGGCGCACCTGCCGGTCGAGCGTGCGGCCTCGACCGGCACCGATCACGCGATCTTCCGGCTGGGCGACGCGTTCGCGGTGCGGATGCCCAGGATCGCGTGGGCCGCAGGTGTGCCGGAGCAGGAGGCCACGTGGCTGCCGCGCCTGCACGGCCGCCTGCGGGTGACCACTCCCGCGCTCGTGGCGGCGGGCCGGCACGGTCGCGGGTACCCCGTGGTCGTGGACGGTGGTGAAACTACCGGGACCGCAACCCCGCGCTCGCGGCCAACGCCCGGCATGTGA
- a CDS encoding LLM class flavin-dependent oxidoreductase encodes MPDYGHELAFGSFLTPAASDPARVVALARASEDAGLDLVTFQDHPYQPGFLDTWTLLTWVAAATQRVQVAGNVLNLPLRPPAVLAKAVATLDLLSGGRAALGIGAGAFWDAIAAMGAPRLTPGDAVTALGEAIDVIRGLWDADERGVLRAGGAFHAVSGAKRGPAPAHDVPIWVGAYKPRMLALVGRQADGWLPSLGYLDLADARAANARIDDAAHEAGRDPREIRRLLNLGSGRVQPTSAGFLQGPVEQWVDELLPLVLEHGFATFILGGDDERALAALGREVAPALREAVAAERGAAGTGTGPVRTAAALAARVPGVDYDAVPAGLRAVEPGDRAYATVRSTYVWPGAPALVLQPQTSEQVAQAVRYARTQGVPVAVRSGGHGIAGRATNDGGIVVDVGRLDAVEVLDRAARLVRVGAGAHWGDVAAALAPHGLAISSGDMGDVGVGGLATAGGQGLLGRWAGLTLDRVRAAEVVLADGSVVRTDADHDPDLLWAVRGAGSHVGVVTSLDIEASELGDVVLVVLTYDASDPARLIHGWAELVDAAPRELTSFLSLWPGRGATPPAGYAMTVWAGDDSDAAVAAIEPMLGLAPVLQQQAQQLPYAAVLPAPHARHSGAAEVGVRGGLVDRVTPDVAGVLADVLRGSLADMVQLRAVGGAVNDVPAQATAYAHRTQTFSLLATTTADRRPALDAQWSRLDADITGVYRSFDTHPDRLPLVYPPATLERLRAVVARVDPAGVFGSDLPLG; translated from the coding sequence ATGCCGGACTACGGCCACGAGCTCGCCTTCGGGAGCTTCCTGACACCCGCCGCGAGCGACCCCGCACGCGTCGTCGCGCTGGCCCGGGCGTCCGAGGACGCGGGGCTGGACCTGGTGACGTTCCAGGACCACCCGTACCAGCCCGGCTTCCTGGACACGTGGACGCTGCTCACGTGGGTCGCGGCCGCCACGCAGCGCGTGCAGGTGGCCGGGAACGTGCTCAACCTGCCGCTCCGCCCGCCTGCCGTGCTGGCCAAGGCGGTCGCGACGCTCGACCTGCTCTCGGGCGGGCGGGCCGCGCTGGGCATCGGCGCCGGAGCGTTCTGGGACGCGATCGCGGCGATGGGGGCGCCGCGCCTGACGCCGGGCGACGCGGTGACGGCCCTCGGCGAGGCCATCGACGTGATCCGCGGGCTGTGGGACGCCGACGAGCGCGGCGTCCTGCGGGCGGGCGGGGCGTTCCACGCGGTCTCCGGGGCCAAGCGCGGCCCAGCGCCCGCGCACGACGTCCCGATCTGGGTCGGTGCGTACAAGCCGCGGATGCTGGCACTGGTCGGCCGGCAGGCCGACGGCTGGCTGCCGAGCCTCGGGTACCTCGACCTCGCGGACGCCCGGGCCGCGAACGCGCGCATCGACGACGCGGCGCACGAGGCCGGCCGCGACCCCCGGGAGATCCGGCGGCTGCTGAACCTCGGCAGCGGCCGGGTCCAGCCGACCTCCGCGGGATTCCTGCAGGGACCCGTGGAGCAGTGGGTCGACGAGCTGCTCCCCCTGGTGCTCGAGCACGGGTTCGCGACGTTCATCCTCGGCGGCGACGACGAGCGCGCGCTGGCGGCGCTGGGCCGGGAGGTCGCGCCGGCCCTCCGGGAGGCCGTGGCCGCGGAGCGCGGCGCGGCCGGCACGGGCACCGGGCCCGTCCGGACCGCGGCCGCGCTCGCGGCACGGGTCCCGGGCGTCGACTACGACGCCGTGCCCGCCGGGCTGCGTGCCGTGGAGCCCGGCGACCGCGCGTACGCGACGGTACGGTCGACGTACGTCTGGCCCGGCGCGCCCGCTCTCGTGCTCCAGCCCCAGACCAGCGAGCAGGTCGCGCAGGCCGTCCGGTACGCCCGCACGCAGGGCGTGCCCGTCGCGGTGCGGTCCGGCGGTCACGGCATCGCCGGTCGGGCGACCAACGACGGCGGGATCGTCGTCGACGTGGGCCGGCTCGACGCCGTGGAGGTGCTGGACCGCGCCGCACGTCTGGTCCGGGTCGGGGCGGGTGCGCACTGGGGCGACGTCGCGGCCGCACTCGCACCGCACGGCCTGGCCATCAGCTCCGGGGACATGGGCGACGTCGGCGTCGGAGGGCTCGCGACCGCGGGCGGCCAGGGCCTGCTGGGCCGGTGGGCCGGGCTGACCCTGGACCGCGTGCGCGCGGCCGAGGTGGTCCTGGCGGACGGGTCGGTGGTCCGCACGGACGCCGACCACGACCCGGACCTGCTGTGGGCCGTGCGCGGAGCGGGTTCGCACGTCGGCGTCGTCACGTCGCTGGACATCGAGGCGAGCGAGCTCGGCGACGTGGTCCTCGTGGTGCTGACGTACGACGCGAGCGACCCGGCGCGCCTCATCCACGGATGGGCCGAGCTCGTGGACGCCGCACCCCGTGAGCTGACGAGCTTCCTCTCGCTGTGGCCCGGACGCGGCGCGACACCGCCTGCGGGCTACGCGATGACGGTGTGGGCGGGCGACGACAGCGACGCCGCGGTCGCGGCGATCGAGCCCATGCTGGGACTGGCACCCGTGCTGCAGCAGCAGGCGCAGCAGCTGCCGTACGCGGCGGTCCTGCCCGCTCCGCACGCGCGGCACTCGGGCGCGGCCGAGGTCGGCGTGCGGGGTGGGCTGGTGGACCGTGTCACGCCCGACGTCGCCGGGGTGCTCGCGGACGTGCTGCGCGGCTCGCTCGCCGACATGGTGCAGCTGCGGGCGGTCGGCGGTGCGGTCAACGACGTGCCTGCGCAGGCCACCGCGTACGCGCACCGCACGCAGACGTTCTCGCTGCTCGCGACCACCACGGCGGACCGCAGGCCCGCGCTCGACGCGCAGTGGTCGCGGCTCGACGCCGACATCACGGGCGTGTACCGCAGCTTCGACACGCATCCGGACCGGCTCCCGCTCGTGTACCCGCCGGCCACGCTCGAGCGGCTGCGCGCGGTCGTCGCGCGCGTCGACCCGGCCGGCGTGTTCGGGTCCGACCTGCCGCTGGGCTGA
- a CDS encoding polyprenol monophosphomannose synthase — MSTRVLVVVPTYDERESIPVALGRLLEHVPHADVLVVDDASPDGTGALVEQIASDEKAAGVGRTVSVLHRTGKLGLGTAYVAGFGWALEREYDVVVEMDADGSHRAQDLPRLLARVPDADLVLGSRWVPGGEVVNWPKNREWLSRGANTYTRLMLGIPVHDATGGFRAYRADLLRQMTLGDVASRGYCFQVDMAWRAVRAGARVVEVPITFVERELGASKMSRDIVVEALVKVTQWGIAERSRRVAGAFRKGRARERTGV, encoded by the coding sequence GTGAGCACGCGGGTCCTGGTGGTCGTTCCGACGTACGACGAGCGCGAGAGCATCCCGGTGGCCCTGGGCCGCCTTCTCGAGCACGTCCCGCACGCGGACGTGCTGGTGGTCGACGACGCGTCCCCGGACGGGACGGGAGCGCTGGTCGAGCAGATCGCCTCCGACGAGAAGGCCGCGGGCGTCGGGCGCACGGTCTCGGTGCTGCACCGCACCGGCAAGCTCGGGCTCGGCACCGCGTACGTCGCGGGGTTCGGCTGGGCGCTCGAGCGCGAGTACGACGTCGTCGTGGAGATGGACGCCGACGGTTCGCACCGTGCGCAGGACCTTCCGCGCCTGCTCGCGCGCGTGCCCGACGCCGATCTGGTCCTGGGCTCGCGGTGGGTGCCGGGTGGTGAGGTCGTCAACTGGCCCAAGAACCGCGAGTGGCTGTCCCGCGGCGCGAACACGTACACCCGGCTGATGCTCGGCATCCCGGTGCACGACGCGACGGGCGGCTTCCGTGCGTACCGCGCCGACCTGCTGCGTCAGATGACGTTGGGCGACGTGGCCTCGCGCGGGTACTGCTTCCAGGTGGACATGGCGTGGCGCGCGGTGCGCGCGGGCGCGCGCGTGGTCGAGGTACCGATCACGTTCGTCGAGCGTGAGCTCGGCGCGTCCAAGATGAGCCGCGACATCGTGGTCGAGGCGCTCGTCAAGGTCACGCAGTGGGGCATAGCAGAACGCTCCCGCCGTGTGGCGGGAGCGTTCCGGAAGGGGCGGGCGCGCGAGCGCACCGGCGTCTGA